The stretch of DNA CACAGACAAAGTTGAGGTCTTCCGGGTTAACGGTCCAGTCGAAAAAGTGCACCAGGTGTTGCAGGATGGCATCATCCAGGCCTTCAAGCCGACTGCCATAGCCAAAGACACCGTGGTTGACCCGCTCGGTTAATGCCTGGATAACAGGTTCAGGAGCTTTGAAGTCCATGTCTGCCAACCACATGGGCAAAACATCCTCGGGGTAATAATGCCATTTATAACTCTCAGTACAACGTCGGTCAATTATGCTGTCAAAATCCATTGTTTTCCTTCTAACTCAGTGTTGTTGATTAAAGACGAATGTAAAACCATATTGTTAATTAAAAATATGTATTAAACATACCCGATGAACCTAGAGACTCTTTGAGTCTGTTCCGATACGGATGCATGATTTGCTTTGGGCTCCTCAATTTTGCAATGATTATAGCCTAATATTGGAATTTCTTCCCAGGGTCTTGGCCAAAGAAAAATGGTATACTCACATTGATTGGTACCCGGAGACCCCGTTGAAGAAATCATTTTCAGCATTAATCAAACTTGTCCGTTTTCAAGAATATGGTTATTTTATTCTAATCACGTCTCTTTTAGGGGCAGTTACTGCAGGAGGGATATTGTCCGATCGCCTGTTGGCGATTCTGCTGGCAAACGGTCTGGTGGTTGGCTTTGCGCATATGGTCAATGATATTGAAGATGCGGCAGAAGACGTTTTTTCATTAAAAAACAGCTTGCGTAACCCCATCTCGAGCGGCTTGATTTTACCGAAAACTGCCCGATTAACAGCAGCGATCGTGGGGTTGATCGCGGTGGCTTTATTTGCCCTGATGGGTCGATGGCCGTGGATCTTTGGAGCAGGCAACCTAGTGCTGGGTTTGATTTACTCACATAAAGCCATCCGGTTGAAAGCGCTGCCTTTGGTAGCATTCATCTCGCGCGGCGCATTGCTGGCAGGATTGCCATTTTTATCGAGTTATTTCACTTTTTCTGACTCGCTCAATCGCATCTGGTACTGGCCATTTCTGTGGTTGATTTCGCTCAGTCTTTTATTTGATCTTCACAGTGAACGCAGTGGAGAAGAGAAGATACGATTCTCACGCTGGAATGAGATCTCTGTGCAGCATGGAGAACGCTTTGCCAATGTGTTGATGATCGGTGTGATCATCGTGGTTGCAAGCACTGGCGTGGTTTCGATGTTTTTGATTAACCTGTTTCCGTCCTGGGTCATTATCATCATTTTAATGCTGTTAACGCTGTTGATTGTGCCGCCCTATTTCAAGTATCGGCGCGACAGAACCGGTGTTGACCTGGCGGATTTGTTGTTCCATGGGTTGGTCCATGCGTTTGCAATTGGATTGATGCTGCAATTCCTTCTCCCTGCGCTGGTTCGAATCATTCGTCCAGGGTGTTTTTAAGGTCAGTGTAGTCGTAGCAATCAGCACCTCAGGTTTTATGGCATGGGTTTGTCCGTCCTCACGAACCGGTTTAGGGCTGTACGAATCGAGTTTCAAAACGAAAGGTGGAAGATGGATCAAAAATTTTTATCACTCTCAAAGCGGGTTGCCCGGAGTTTGCTTGATCGAGAGTACACGCTCAGCACAGCTGAATCCTGTACGGGCGGGATGCTCAGCCAAACCATCACAGCGATTTCAGGCTCTTCAACCTATTTCATCGGCGGTGTAGTGGCTTACCACAATCGGATCAAAGAACACTTCCTGGATGTGCAGGGCTTCACTCTTGAAACCTATGGGGCAGTAAGCCTGCAAACGGCTCAAGAAATGGCTGATGGTGTGCGGAAACGGTTCCAGACCGAGGTCGGCTTATCGACGACGGGGATCGCTGGGCCTACCGGCGCGACGGAAACCAAGCCGGTGGGTTTGGTGTGTTTGGGCATCAGCCTTCCTGAGAAAACCTGGACGTACAAGTGTAATTTTCGTGGTGATCGGCTCGAGGTGATGCAAGCGAGTGTGGTTGAGATCCTGGAGCGCTTGTTAGAATTGTTAGAACTGCCCGATTGATCCGATCTTACAGGGGGATAAAGATAAGCTCAGTTTATCGGTTGGTCTTGTTGAGCACTTTCATCCGGTAACGGGGTGACCAAAACGCGATCCACCCGGCGACCGTCCATATCAACAACCTCGAAGCAATACCCTTCATAGGTGAATTTTGCACCTGTTTTTGGGATATACCCCAACTGGCTCATTACAAACCCGCTCAAGGTTTGGTAAGCCGAGCGTTCTTCGCCGGGCATGACTGAAAAATGGAGGATCTCCTTGAGCTCGTCAATCACGAGAAGACCGTCAAACAGCCACGACCCATCCTCGCGCTGGTAAACCATGACATCGGTATCCATGCTATCTTCAGGGATTTCACCTACAATGGCTTCGAGGATGTCGTATTCGGTGGTCATGCCTGAAATTCCGCCATATTCATCGAGGATTATCGCCAGGTGAACGCCGCTATTCTGGATGGCGTCCAGGGCTTTGAGCGCAGCCATATTCCCTGGCAGGTAAACCGGGTCTTTAATGAAATCCCTGATATTAAAATCAGGATCATCTGGGCGATGTCCCAATAGATCGCGGACTTTGATATAGCCTATTGTTTGGTCAAGGTCGCCATCGGCAACAGGAATGCGGGAATGGGGTGAGGTCAATATTTGCTGCCAAATCTCCTCGATGGGCGCATTGATGTCTATCCAGGTGAGTTCCAGGCGCGGTGTCATCAGGGCTTCCACCCGACGATCACCCAACCGCAAGATACTCGAGAACATTTCCTGTTCAGCGTCCTGAATTAAGCCAAATTGACGACCTTCTTCGATGTAGCCTTTGATTTCATCAGTTGTAATTGAAGGGTCTTTGTCGGTGTTGATCTGAAAAAGTTTGAGTCCCAGGTTGGTCGATGCAGCTAAGAACAGGGTTAGCGGGCGGAATAATTTTGTTAATCGGAAAATGAATGGCGATAAAGCGACAACGATATTTTCCGGTTTACTGACTGCCATTCGTTTGGGGATCAATTCACCTAAAACAATCGAGAAGTAGGCAATAACAACTACGACAAATACCAGGGATAGAATTCCGGCATAATTCGTCAACCATGGAATTTTGGCGACTTGTTCCGCTAAAGGTATGGATAAGTTTGCACCACCAATACCGCCCGCCAATGTATCAATTAGCGTGATCAAAATTTGAACCGTCGAAAGATAATGCTGATCGGGATCTTGTAACATCTTGAGTGCTACAGACGCACCTTTCGCTCCCTCATCAGCCCGTTGTTGCAGTCGTATCTTTTTGGA from Brevefilum fermentans encodes:
- a CDS encoding UbiA family prenyltransferase, which codes for MKKSFSALIKLVRFQEYGYFILITSLLGAVTAGGILSDRLLAILLANGLVVGFAHMVNDIEDAAEDVFSLKNSLRNPISSGLILPKTARLTAAIVGLIAVALFALMGRWPWIFGAGNLVLGLIYSHKAIRLKALPLVAFISRGALLAGLPFLSSYFTFSDSLNRIWYWPFLWLISLSLLFDLHSERSGEEKIRFSRWNEISVQHGERFANVLMIGVIIVVASTGVVSMFLINLFPSWVIIIILMLLTLLIVPPYFKYRRDRTGVDLADLLFHGLVHAFAIGLMLQFLLPALVRIIRPGCF
- a CDS encoding CinA family protein — translated: MDQKFLSLSKRVARSLLDREYTLSTAESCTGGMLSQTITAISGSSTYFIGGVVAYHNRIKEHFLDVQGFTLETYGAVSLQTAQEMADGVRKRFQTEVGLSTTGIAGPTGATETKPVGLVCLGISLPEKTWTYKCNFRGDRLEVMQASVVEILERLLELLELPD
- a CDS encoding hemolysin family protein, whose product is MPIYVNILIILILFGFNAFFAMYEIAMVASKKIRLQQRADEGAKGASVALKMLQDPDQHYLSTVQILITLIDTLAGGIGGANLSIPLAEQVAKIPWLTNYAGILSLVFVVVVIAYFSIVLGELIPKRMAVSKPENIVVALSPFIFRLTKLFRPLTLFLAASTNLGLKLFQINTDKDPSITTDEIKGYIEEGRQFGLIQDAEQEMFSSILRLGDRRVEALMTPRLELTWIDINAPIEEIWQQILTSPHSRIPVADGDLDQTIGYIKVRDLLGHRPDDPDFNIRDFIKDPVYLPGNMAALKALDAIQNSGVHLAIILDEYGGISGMTTEYDILEAIVGEIPEDSMDTDVMVYQREDGSWLFDGLLVIDELKEILHFSVMPGEERSAYQTLSGFVMSQLGYIPKTGAKFTYEGYCFEVVDMDGRRVDRVLVTPLPDESAQQDQPIN